The genomic interval gtttaacgcgcagtgcgcgtgcaaaaatctgcgcactcatggcatttttttaaacgcttaaaattgcctgaaacgtactctaatttcatcgaaaataaattttgacaattttgaacattttaagcgcgcgtacgcaagcgttatatgcgctacgcacgtaattttattgccatatgatgaaatatgacctgaaatttatgagtaccaaattttgtttaattgtgattcatgcttgtgaagatatgattacaaacgtgatttcgtaaaatcgcgcgtagaccgcgtaatttttgattacgcatcgtgaaaatataaccacatcgattcctggccatgaggaatatactctgaaaacttgacttagctagattaaactgatgccaagataatgcacggacaaaatagtgctaaggaaagaataaataaactagatttaattcgtcactatgacgaattataggttatatgcattgatttaaataaagataattgatttttaaaagatatattgattgattgattttctcagaatctttaattatttataatatatgataggaccttgctaacgcgaacaccatagccggtatcacaatccgatcaaagatccctctgcgtataatgtcataaaccgcatttgttgttacataataaaaaagacataaagtaactttttatctagatttcattataaatcatgtgtataatctatacactaagaaataaatttgaacaatacggataataaaaaaaaaatcttatttcgtttcccaaggtgagactcgaactcggtaccttgaatgccattgacacgagcacagaccatcgagccatacacaactgaatAAAACTtggagaaaaattcctccgtgtatttactatgcagtaaccactttgttgcagatagattattacataccgcaatgaattataatgttttactatgatgacatctttaaaaatttaaaaaaatgatgcactgtcaaactatatacttttaactttaatatatgaacttcttaaggaagaaagttaacgttaagtttgttattttggcctaagaaaatgttataatttgtttgattgtcgaaattaattttgttaaatttaatatgccattaatgatgacttaatcaacttttgttcttctaatttcataataaatcatacatatgatacatacacttcaagaaaattaaataaaaaataggtgttcccgagcattctaacgatatattttaattttaaaatttagcatattttcaccattttgttaacttacacgtgcgtagcccgtcacttttgacgtgctcgtataacgctgtttcgcgttgaaaagtgaataaaatatgatgatattattaaagaaaggttatacaacagtaatcagacacaaacagtgcgcattaacgtttgacgcgcagtgcgcgtgcaaaaatctgcgcactcatggcaattttttaaacgcttaaaattgcctgaaacgtactctaatttcatcgaaaataaattctgacaattttcaacattttaagcgcgcgtacgcatgcgttatatgcgctacgcacgtaattgtattgccatatgatgaaatatgacctgaaatttatgagtaccaaattttgtttaaaagtgattcatgtttgtgaagatatgattacaaacgtgatatcgttaaatcgcgcgtagaccgcgtaatttttgattgcgcaccgtgaaaacataaccacatcgattcctggccataaggaatatactctgaaaaattgacttagatagataaaaccgatgccaagataattgacggacaaatagtgctaaggaaagaataaataaataaataaataaataaataaataaataaataaataaataaagattctgacagaatcaagaggttatatgcatatcatgcatataacctaataagtAATATACTATGATTATATACATTAAAGAGGCATAGTGTTTTTAAAGTGGTCcattaacatgtttttaaattgtacccAACTTCTAACTTTAAAATCTACTCTTAAAATCTATAGCTactgtttttacaaaatgtcattTTATCTGATTTTTATTTTCGAAACTTACCATGCGTGTTAGGCTACCACGGTACTTACTGTTagctaatttatttttatgataaaacGTCCATATTTTAAAGCAAACACtaattaaaacttttaaaaacccCCACAAAATCGCCTACGCCATTGAAATAATTAGAGAACCAAGATGAGAATTGGAATTGTTGTGCCATGTACCACGAAAAGTTTGCGCCTGAAAAtaatagagggcgctaaacTATCTAATCAAGTTAGCACGTTTAAGGGCAACTTGACtgaggaccatattttaacaacgtattagggatgtacatatgctTTCAGAACCATCGCGAAATTAAAGATATCGCCGCACGCGCTCGCCGAAactaaattgctgtgacgtaaTTATTTTGCGATGCACCTGCATTTTACGGCGCTGTTGTACGGCGAgcgcgtgcggcgatatccttaatctcgcgattgttctgaaatcatatgtacatccctaatacgttgtaaaaatatggtcctcggtcaagttgtcctttaaacaACTTACCTACTAGTCAATATTAATTGtgcaatatattaaataaaatacttttaactCGCACCCTTGGAAAATAACTCAATATAACAAATTCAATAATTCAATATAGGTGTATACGCGGACGCCTTTTAAGTCTAAAACGTATCCAACATTCGCTCTTatacaacaaattataaaatctATACCAGTTATTAGCACAGATGATTAAGCGTAAAAAGGCGAAATAATTATCACATTGATTTTACCAAACTTAatctatattaaataatgatatttaatcCTTCTGGCATTccttttaatataaaatacatgtaattttatttctaatCGGAggcgtaggcctacttactacatTTTCAATTTGAATGTAATTTTTGTATGCTTACAAACAATTGCAATAAATTACTATTTATTCTGTATAATTTgattacaatattaatttatttttttcaatttttcttCTCATTTTGCATAAGGCGATCACAAGAGATAATAAGATCAAAAGAAAAATTTGGGCAGAGGTGGAGAGTGGAGGGTTACTCGAGTTTGTCTCGTGTTAAAGTGTGTGAATGATATTAATATCTTTATTAGTGTTAGTTCAGTCAAGGAGAAaaatctataaataatatacatgttCGAATCAATGTGTTATAGATCCAATGCAGCCTTgtataaatattcatcgacTATTCTTAGCAACCGACGAAAGTCaaatatttaggcctaacaGACGAATGTTCATTTGTATTCAAACCTGCAGTCGTACAACTCTCTTCTTCAACTATTTTAAAAGGTGATATTGATGCTTAGGTGGTATTTGGCCTATAAACTGTAGTTAAACCATCGTCTTGGCTTCTAAAGACAGTTCGTACCAAGAAGGTAAGTAGGCCATGCGATGCCATattcaatgtaggcctatcaaaaataggcctatactataattgttattcaaagttaaaaaaacatttatttgttcaacaatggcattatacagtataatatataggtatgtaggcctacataaatgaaaacatggtaataagccatcatttggggtcttctctagaagaaatcaagtttcttgtctcgagaaagacctcaattttattattcagtaataCCCGTTTTCGGACACACACAAGAAGGGGAGACTTTAACCTTGAAACGAATGAGGAAGAATATGCTTTTAACCTTTACGGCCAACACCTTAGAAACTCCGATAAGGGGACCTTTTGAGGTGCTGGacgtgtccctttaatagggttctATTGTATtgtcaaatataaaaaaaatgatagtgaatattaattttaCGCCATTAGAGTGTATATGGTTACGTCATAGTTCACAAACAGGTTGTTCAATGTTTCAAAGTGatttttttcttcagaaatCTTGAAAATGTCATCGGATGAAGAGCTAGAAACGTTCGCTGGAATCAGCATGAACGCACTAAAATGTTCTCTTTGCAACAAACATTTCAATAAACCAAAATTCTTAACCTGTCTTCACACATTTTGTCTAAAATGTCTTAAGAACTGGGTAAAGAAGAATAATGGCGTTCTGGAGTGTCCGACCTGCCACGCTCCAcatgacatccccgagggaggCATCCAGAAGTTTCCAACCAATGGAGTAATGCGTGGGTTAGTTGATCACATGACTGGGATGCAAAAAACAGAACCTCAGCTTTGTTCGACTTGCCCGAGTGAAGCTACAGATTATTGTACAAATTGTGATTATTTTTACTGTGAAGCGTGCGTTGCGATTCACAAACACGCTAAGAAAACGAACATGCACACTGTGATAACCTTACAGGATTATAAAGACCTTGGGGCGGAGAAACAACTCGCGCataaaattctattttgtaAAGAACACAATCAGGTGGATTTGAAGCTTTACTGCGAGAAATGTCAGGTGTCAATTTGTATTGAATGTGCGCATGTTCAGCACAAAAATCAGGAACACGTCATCAAAGATGGCAGTCAAGTGTTTAAAGAGTTCGTCACGAACGCGTCACAGAAGCTCATCGAATCAGAGGCGAAAGAGGCTGAGTTACGACAAACCGAAGACAAATTGAAACTCGTAAAGACATCACTTCTACAGAATAAAGAAAACTGCCACGTCGCCATTCAAGAGCATTTTGGTGCGATACAACGATTGCTCGATGCGCAGAAAGCAGAAAATCTTAAGGAACTCGATGAAATCTTTGATGGAGACATTAACAGAACAAACCATCAATTGAGAGAAGTTGATTCAATCATAATCCAGCTACAATCAACTCGTGAGTTGACACAAAATCTGGTAAAAAGTCCAAATGTAACACTTGCGCTGATGAATGCAAACATGATATCGAGTCAAGTAGGTGTTCTTCTTAAATTCAAAATGGATGTACAACCCGTGGATGATGCGGCATGGAAGTTCTTTCCAGTAAACACGTTTCGAGAGGAACTACAGAGTGGTCATGTTGGAAAAATCAAACACATATCACCAGACTTATCAACAATTGACATAACAAACTCTCGTGTTCTTTCTGGTGAAAATGTATCTTTCACTTTGACAACAAAAGAAACACACGGAGAAAAATGTTATGATAATGCCAATAACATAACGTCAAAGATGACGTCGCCATCAGGGGATGACATCAATCTTGACGTCGTTGATAACGAAAACGGGACTTACGCAATTTCGGGAAGTTCATGCGATGTCCCCGGTGAATGGAAATTAACTGTTTTGATTGGATCACAGATTGTTGGAGGATCGCCTATGAAAGTGAATGTTGTTGAAAGTGGATTTCAAAGTGCTACTTGTTTAAAAGATTATTGCAATCAAGGTGAACTCCACAACATAAATGTAATCGATAAAGCGATTTTTGCTTGTTTCAGCAGGAATAGAAACATTGCAAAACTCAGCAAAAATGGAGTTGAATTAATTGATATGAGATACATTGGAGGATCGAAGGTGCTT from Antedon mediterranea chromosome 5, ecAntMedi1.1, whole genome shotgun sequence carries:
- the LOC140049878 gene encoding E3 ubiquitin-protein ligase TRIM45-like; its protein translation is MSSDEELETFAGISMNALKCSLCNKHFNKPKFLTCLHTFCLKCLKNWVKKNNGVLECPTCHAPHDIPEGGIQKFPTNGVMRGLVDHMTGMQKTEPQLCSTCPSEATDYCTNCDYFYCEACVAIHKHAKKTNMHTVITLQDYKDLGAEKQLAHKILFCKEHNQVDLKLYCEKCQVSICIECAHVQHKNQEHVIKDGSQVFKEFVTNASQKLIESEAKEAELRQTEDKLKLVKTSLLQNKENCHVAIQEHFGAIQRLLDAQKAENLKELDEIFDGDINRTNHQLREVDSIIIQLQSTRELTQNLVKSPNVTLALMNANMISSQVGVLLKFKMDVQPVDDAAWKFFPVNTFREELQSGHVGKIKHISPDLSTIDITNSRVLSGENVSFTLTTKETHGEKCYDNANNITSKMTSPSGDDINLDVVDNENGTYAISGSSCDVPGEWKLTVLIGSQIVGGSPMKVNVVESGFQSATCLKDYCNQGELHNINVIDKAIFACFSRNRNIAKLSKNGVELIDMRYIGGSKVLSLCGGNPGEIICACHDITSHEGRIIVCEHDGTFIREFKGIKLGRVQGMMAVKDNEIYIPDNDKNCVLRVSLSGQLLAKIPSGSPSDVLKFPKGVAVTQDGHLLVCSYWKNQVVMFDKSGVFIKVFVDKGEDTDGKVYSPYSVAVDEQDNVVIGSLHRLQLFSKDGVFVKRIDDDKHMLYCPGSIICKKRQVIAADKRNASICVYNY